CGGGGGTGACAGTACGGATCGCGCTGTTGAGAAGGTCGGCGACATAGAGCGTGCCGTCGGTCGCGGGCGCGAGTCCGACGGGGGAGTCAAAGAGGGCGGCTGTGCCGGTGCCATCGGCGAAACCGGCTGTGCCGGGGAGCCCGGCGATGTGGCTCCACACGGGCGCGCCGTTGAAGCCGGCGGGGTCGGTGGCGCCGGTGGCGACAGACGGGGCGTGGACAGCGTAGATGGCGTCGCGCCCGGCATCGGCGGCGTAGAGCGTGCCGGAGCGGTAGGCGAGCGCGGAGATGTTTTGGAATGGACCGAAGTCGGTGTGAATCGTGGTGCCGCTGACGCCAGTGTCGGGGTCGCCGGCCTCGGTGTCAAATTCTCCGACGGAGGGGGCTCCGAGCGGTCGGAGCCAGTTGGTGCCGGTGAAACAGGTGAGGGTGGCACCGCCGATGATGGAGTTGCCAGTGAGAGTGATGCCGCCGTAATAGCTGCTGCCGCTCCACACGGTGTAGTTGGTGCCGGAGGAGAGAACGAGGCCGCCACCGTTGACGCCGGTAAAGTAGGTGCTGGTGATGACAGTGGCACCGAGGAGGGTGCCGGTGATGACGGTGCCGTAGGTGATGCTCCCGCTGTCGATCCGAGTGAAACCGCCGCTAAGAGTGAGAGTGCCGTTGCTGCCAAGGATATCGGTGCCACCAACGAAGACCGAGGCCGTGCCGATGAGCGGATAGGCCGTGTTGTCGGGCCGGACACGCCAGATGACGGAGCCGGCGCCGACGTAGAGGCCGCCGTCGGGCGCAAGGGCGAGGGCCTCGGGCGCGGAGATGCTGATGCGAATCGCGTCTTCGCTTTCGGCGGAGGCGGGCGTGACATCGCCAGCCAATGCGGGCGTCGCACCGGAGCTGCCGTCCGTGATTTCCCCGGACACCCGCGCCTGCAATTCGCCGCCCACGAGAATATAGTCGCCGCCGGATGATATGGGCGCCGGAGTCTCGTCCGCCCGCGTGTGATTGAGTGAGAGAAGCGCGGACAAGCCGGCCATGATGACAAGGGCGCGGCGGGGTGCGATGAGCGGGAGAAAAGATTGCGAAGTCATGTCATTCAAGGGATTTCACGATTACGCGGCTATCTAAATAAAAAGTCAATTGAGATGTTCGGACCACTTCCGAACGAAATTCATTCTTCTGGAGGGCCGAGCTCCTGCGAGGCCGTCGCGGAAAAACGTCGCGTATAACCGCGACGGCCTCGCAGGAGCTCGGCCCTCCAGCAAAAGGGTAATTTTAATTGGGAAATGGCATGGCATCCGATTTCCGGCTTCGTGATTGCCGCGGCTTGCGTCGGGAGTCGCGCGCGCGCAATGTCCGGGGGTTTTATGCTTTCGCATTTGCATACATGGTTGCGTTATCTGGCGCTCGCGGTCGCGCTTTGGGGCGCGGCGGCGGGCGGCGGCATGGGCGTGGTTTCCGCGCAAACGGACAACGTGCCGCCGGCGGCTGCGACGCCGCTGACGAGGGAGCCGGCAGCCGCGCCCGGCGATGTGCCATTGGCGGGCGCGGCCCCGGAGTTGCCGGCGGATGAGCTGCTGGCGCGGGAGCTGGACGCGCGGCGGGCGCTGGAACTGGGGCTGCCCTCGATCGCGGCGGCCTTGTATCAGGAATTGCTTCAGGACAAACGCGTCGCAGGGAACGCGCCCGCGGGCAACCGCGTGCGGCTGGCGCTGGCGACGGCGTTGCTGGAGGAGGACCGCGGCGAGGAGGCGGGCCGCGTGCTGGAGGGATTTTCCGGGGAGCCGACGCCGGAGTATCTTTTGCGCAGGGCGTTGGTCGAGGCGCGCGCGCGGCAGTTCGACAGCGCGAGGGCCGCGTCGGAGGTGATCGCGCCGGAGGGATTGCCGGAGGCGGACCGCCCGTGGTTGTTTTTCCTGCGCGGATTGCTGGCGGAGGCGGCGCGGGATTTCAGCCAGGCGGGCGCGTTTTACCAGCAGGCCGAGGAGGCGTCGGTGACGCCATTGCAGCGTTCGTGGTTTGTGCTGGCGCGGGAGCGGGCGAAGTTGTTCACGGGCGGGGTGGACGAGCGGATGCTCGCGAGTCTGCGCCAGACGCTCGACCGCAACCTTGGACGCCCGTCCGGCCATGTGGCCGCGAGCCAGCTCGCCATCGCGCTCAACGCGGCGGGACGGCGCGACGCGGCGGTGGAGCTTTTGCAGGGGCAGCTCGCCATGCTGCCGCGCGAGGAGCGTCAGGTGGGCGACGAATGGCGGCTGCTGCTCGGGCTGATCGCCGGACCGGGAAGCGGCGAGGGGCGGACGGCGTTGCGCGCGTTGCTGTCGGGCTCGGCGGACCAGGACAAGCAGCGGGTGGCGCTGCGGATGCTGGCGGGCGCGGCGGACACGCCGGCGCGGCGCGAGGATCTGGCAAAATTCCTCGGCCAGTTGATAGACGCTCCGGCGCGGCATCCGATCATGGGTGAGCTGCTGCTTTTCCGGGCGCAGCTCGCGCTGGCGGACAGGCGTTTTGTCGATGCGGAGAACGACGCGGGCCGCGTGCTGGCCAATTTCCCCGGCTCGGCCGCCCGCGTGCCCGCGCTGGGTTTGCTGACGGCCTCGGCGTGGGAGCAAGGGCGTTTTCGCAACGCCGCGAGCCAGGCCGCCGCCGCGCTGGCCGAAATGCCGGGCGGACCCGCCCGCGCGCAGCTCGGCGTGCTGGTGGCCGAGGCGTATTTCCGCGCGCGGGATTATCGCAGCGCCGCCGATGCCTACGGCGCGGCGCTGGGCGCGGTGCCGGCGGGGGTGCCGGCGGGGGCGCTGATGTTTCAACGGGTGCAGGCGGAGATCCTGGCCGGCGGACGGCTGGCCGAGGCGGAGCAACTACTGGACGCGCAGGCGCGCGACGAACGGTTCGACGAGGCCAATCGCTGGCGGTCGGAGTGGAATCTGGCGCGGGCGTTGCAGGCCGCGGGCGAAGTGGCGCGGGCCTACGCGCGGGTGAACCGACTGCTGGAGGAGAAGCCGCCCGGCGGGACGGACGAGGAGGACGGTTTGATCGCGGAATTTGCCGGGGATTCGCCGGCGGACCTGCGCGCGCGGCTGGCGTGGCTGCGCGCGCGGCTGGCCTTCGAGACGGGCGATCACGCGCGGGCGCTGGAACTGGCGTCGGCGTTGCGCGGCGCGCTGGACGAGGTGCCGGAGCCGTTGCGCGCGGAGATCGCCAGCACGACGATGCTGCTGGAGGTGCAGGCGGGTTTTGCGCTGGACGACGCGCGGCGCACGGAGGCGGCGCAGGCGTTGCTGAAAAAACTGCGCGTCGATTTTCCGCGGTCCGACGCGGCGGTCTATTCGCACCTCATCGAGGCGGACATCGCGGCGGCGCGCGGCGACATCGTGGGCGCGCAAAACGCCCTGCGCGCGCTGGCGGACAACTTCAAGGACAGCCCCTACGCGCCCTACGCGCTCTACCAGGCGGCGCTCTACGCGGAGCGGCGCGGGCAGGAGCAATATTACAAGGAAGCCTACGACAATCTCGAAAACCTGGTGGAGAAGTTTCCGAAGAGCGAACTGGTTTATTATGCGCGGTTGCGGCAGGGAAACCTGTTGCGATTGATGAACCAGTACGGCGCGGCGCAGACGCTCTACGAGGACCTGGTCAACACCCACCGGTATCCGGGCTTTGCCGACGGGCTCACGGCGGAGCTGGCGCTGGCGGATTGTTACGCGGCCCAGGCTGCCACCGACGCGTCGAAGGCGGAGAGCGCGGCGGCGATTTATGAACGGCTGCTCGACCAGCAGTCCGCGCCGGCGGACTTGCGCGTAGAGGCGGGCTACAAATTCGGGCTGAACCTCGTCAGCCGCGCCGAACTTCAGCGCGTGGAGACGGTCTGGTGGCCCATGATCAACAGCTTTCTGCTCGATGATGCCGGCGCGGGCGCGCTCGGCGCGAACGGGCGCTACTGGATGTCGCGCACGCTCATCAAGCTCGGCGAGTTGCTGGAGCAGCAGGCCAAGTTTGACCAGGCGCGCGGGATGTATGAACTGGTCCTGCGCAAGGAGCTGCCCTACGCGACCCTCGCGCGGGAGCGCATCAACCGCGCCGGGGCGGCGAGGCCGTGAGAAACGACGCCATGCCATTGATGCGCCTAAATTTTAAGCATTTACGCCGGCGCGCCAAACCGGTCTAAGGAAACAAACGCAAACCCGCATGTCCGGCTTCGATTTCAGTCTTCTTTCCAAGGGCGGCCCGATGATGGTCGTCATCCTGCTCATGGCCGCGATCATGGTCGTGCTCCTCGTCGAGCGGACGCTGTATCTGCACCGGGGGCAAATCCGGGCCAAGGCCTTCATCGAGGGCATAAAAAACACGCTGCAAAAACGCCGGCTGGTCGAGGCCCTGACGATTTGCGAGGAGACGCCCGGCCCGGTCGCCGCGGTGGTGAAGGCGGCGCTCCTGCACACCCGGGAGGGCGCGGAAAAAATGCGCCACGCGGTGCAGGACGCGGCCATCGTCGAGATGCCCGCGCTGGAACGGCGGCTCGGCGCGATCGCGGCCATCGCGCAGATCGCCCCGCTGGTCGGCCTGCTGGGCACGCTGCTCGGGATGATCACCACGTTTCACGCGTTCATGCAGGGCGGCCAGTATGCGACGGCCAACGCGCTCGCCGGCGGCCTCTGGCAGGCGCTGGTCGCCACGGCCGGCGGCCTGCTCGTCGGGATTCCCGCGCACCTGGCGCATCATTTCCTGAGCGGCCGCGTGCGCTCGATCGTGCGCGACGTGGAGTGGTCGGCCAACGAGATCATGGAGTATCTGATTTCTGAATACGAGGCGGGCGGGGAGGAGCGGGGGGACGCCGCCGGAAAACCGGGCGGCCCGGAAAACTGACAGGGGGATCCGCATGATCACGCGACCACTCGACCTCGCCTCGCAATTGCGCCCGCCTCCGCGGCGCACCGACTGGCTCCACATGATCAACGTCGTGTTGATTGCGTTTTTCTTCATCCTGTTCGGCTCCCGGTTTGTGCTCTCGCCGGCGTTGATGACCGACGGCGAATCGCTGCGGCTGCCGCCCGGCGGCGCGTCAGGCGCGTCGCTGGTGGCGGCGTCGGAGGTCGTCAGCATCAAGACCAACGGCCAGATTTTCACCGACAGCGGGCTCGTTGTCAGCCAGGAGCAGCTTCGCGTGTGGTTTGCGGACAAAATCGCGCGCAATCCCGCCTCCGCGCTGCTCATCCGCGCGGACGGCGGTGTGCCGCTCGATCTGGTCACCCAGGTGACCGACGCGGCGCGGCGGGAGGGTTTCGCGCAGGTGTCGCTTGCCATCGAGTCCGGACGGCTGGCGACGCCGTCCGGCGGGGCGGGGGAGTGAGCCCATGCTTTCGACGGAAAACCGGAAACTCGGGATGTTCACGCTGCTCGCGCTGGTCGCGCTCGGGGCGGTCATGTTCGCGCTTTCGCGCGCGGTCAGGATCGGTGGGACGGCGCAGGCGGGAGGCGGCGGGACGGGGCCCGCGGGCGGGGCATCCGCGGCGGACGGACTGCTCGGCATGTCGCGCATCGACGGCGACCGGGCGCTCGGCACGGCGCTGGAGGAGCAGGCGGTGTTGTTTGACCCGACGCCGTTGTTCCTGCCCACGGCGCGCAACGCCAGTCATGCCGCCATCGGCATGGCCGTGCGCCGCGAGCCCGGGGAGGTGTTTCGTCCGTTTCCGCCGCGTCTGGTTTTTTCGGATTCGGTGTTCGCGGTTGCCTTCCCCGACCCGCTGGTGCCTCCGTCCGCGCCGGCGGCCGCGCTGGAAATAGGGCGCACCGCCAATCCCTACGTGCCGCTGGGGCGCTTTGAGCGCGAACTGCCGCCGCTGGCCGGGCGGCTGGCGTTTGTCGAGGTGCTCAAGGCCGCCAGCGGCGAAAAAGTGCTCGCGGTGCCGTTCAATGCCGAAGAGCCGTCCACCGGGGCGGATTTCGGCGTGCTGCGTTCCGAGAGCTGGCGTCCCATGGAATTGCTCGCCTCGCTGGACAGCGCCGGCTTCACCGGGGCGCCGCTGATTGTGCAGGGATCGGGCTCCGACAGGGTTGACAAGATCGTGCGGGAGATGTTGACTCGCAAACTGCATTTAGGACAGCGGCTTCAGGCCGGCTTTTATGTGTTTCGCGTTGGTCCGTAGAATTCTGCGAAAACCGCCAACTTTGCAGTTGACGGTAGTGAATGCGGTCTTCACGTTCTCCGCTCTTTTTCTCGTTTTTTGACCCATTTCCTAGGTTCGCCCAGATAGCTCAGTTGGTAGAGCACGTCCTTGGTAAGGACGAGGTCGCCGGTTCGAGTCCGGTTCTGGGCTCCAGGTCAAAATGCCGTCGTTGACACTCCGACGTTAAAGAGGGTCAAAAAACATCAAACACCCAACACCTTATATCTTATGGCTAAAGGCACATTCGAACGCACGAAACCGCACGTCAACGTCGGCACCATCGGCCACGTCGACCACGGAAAAACCACGCTGACGACCTCGATTCTCGCGGTTCAAGCTCGCAAAGGCCTCGCGGAGGTGAAGACCTACGCCGACATCGCCAAGGGCGGCACTGTGCGTGACGCATCCAAGATCGTCACCATCTCGGTGGCCCACGTCGAATACGAGACCGAGAAGCGCCACTATGCGCACGTCGACTGCCCCGGCCACGCCGACTTCGTCAAGAACATGATCACCGGCGCCGCCCAGATGGACGGTGCGATCCTCGTCGTCTCCGCCGCCGACGGCCCGATGCCCCAGA
This genomic stretch from Termitidicoccus mucosus harbors:
- a CDS encoding MotA/TolQ/ExbB proton channel family protein, with the translated sequence MSGFDFSLLSKGGPMMVVILLMAAIMVVLLVERTLYLHRGQIRAKAFIEGIKNTLQKRRLVEALTICEETPGPVAAVVKAALLHTREGAEKMRHAVQDAAIVEMPALERRLGAIAAIAQIAPLVGLLGTLLGMITTFHAFMQGGQYATANALAGGLWQALVATAGGLLVGIPAHLAHHFLSGRVRSIVRDVEWSANEIMEYLISEYEAGGEERGDAAGKPGGPEN
- a CDS encoding ExbD/TolR family protein, encoding MITRPLDLASQLRPPPRRTDWLHMINVVLIAFFFILFGSRFVLSPALMTDGESLRLPPGGASGASLVAASEVVSIKTNGQIFTDSGLVVSQEQLRVWFADKIARNPASALLIRADGGVPLDLVTQVTDAARREGFAQVSLAIESGRLATPSGGAGE